The following are encoded together in the Daucus carota subsp. sativus chromosome 5, DH1 v3.0, whole genome shotgun sequence genome:
- the LOC135152794 gene encoding uncharacterized protein LOC135152794: MLEMQISQIANKIGVREQGSLPSQPDVNVKEHGKAIMLRSGRELPEVKAPQLNDATLPPKKRKSYQTTMKIAEKIEDELKDETPPKANVKQYVPPIPFPQRLTNRKLEKQYEKFLKMFREIHISIPFADALAQMPLYAKFMKQVLSNRKKLEAVETISLSEECSAVIQRNIPPKLKDPGSFSLPCTIGKVGVKRALCDLGASVSLMPYSIYKRLGLGELKKTRISLQLADRTIKYPLGVLEDVLVNVDKFVIPCDFVILEMNEDVEIPIILGRPFLATAGASIDVKAGKLALNVGEEKVEFDLDQVMKAQAIETESFAVDIVGEFVKEATDDICESKVEVDENNSLNFQEDDLKDSNLTLGPFEIVPKEPP, from the coding sequence atgTTGGAAATGCAGATTAGCCAAATTGCCAATAAGATTGGTGTTCGTGAGCAGGGGTCACTGCCTAGTCAACCAGATGTGAATGTTAAAGAACACGGCAAGGCTATCATGTTGAGGAGTGGAAGAGAGTTACCAGAAGTTAAAGCTCCTCAACTGAATGATGCAACTCTTCCTCCTAAAAAGAGAAAGTCATATCAAACTACTATGAAAATTGCTGAAAAGATTGAGGATGAGCTAAAAGATGAGACTCCACCGAAAGCTAATGTGAAACAATACGTGCCTCCAATCCCTTTTCCACAAAGGTTGACAAACCGGAAGTTAGAGAAGCAATATGAGAAATTTTTAAAGATGTTTCGGGAGATACACATTAGCATTCCTTTTGCTGATGCTTTGGCTCAAATGCCCCTTTATGCGAAATTTATGAAACAGGTATTATCTAATCGCAAGAAGTTAGAAGCGGTGGAGACAATCAGTCTTAGTGAAGAGTGTAGTGCTGTTATACAACGCAATATTCCTCCTAAGCTCAAGGATCCTGGGAGCTTTTCTTTGCCATGCACTATTGGAAAAGTCGGAGTAAAAAGAGCATTGTGTGATCTTGGAGCTAGTGTGAGTTTGATGCCATATTCAATCTACAAAAGACTTGGTTTGGGAGAACTAAAGAAAACAAGGATATCACTTCAACTTGCGGATAGAACTATAAAATATCCACTGGGTGTACTTGAAGATGTTTTGGTGAATGTTGATAAATTTGTTATTCCttgtgattttgttattttggaGATGAATGAGGATGTTGAGATTCCAATTATCTTGGGAAGACCATTCTTGGCCACTGCAGGAGCAAGTATTGATGTGAAGGCCGGCAAGCTTGCACTAAACGTGGGTGAAGAAAAAGTAGAATTTGATCTAGATCAAGTTATGAAGGCACAGGCAATTGAAACTGAAAGTTTTGCTGTTGATATTGTTGGAGAATTTGTGAAGGAAGCCACTGATGATATTTGCGAGAGTAAGGTTGAAGTTGATGAAAACAATTCTCTGAACTTCCAAGAAGATGATTTGAAAGATTCGAATTTGACACTTGGGCCATTTGAGATTGTTCCGAAAGAGCCACCATAA